One stretch of Weissella koreensis KACC 15510 DNA includes these proteins:
- a CDS encoding NAD(P)/FAD-dependent oxidoreductase produces the protein MVTTKKVDLVIIGAGPVGLFAAFYARLRELNVVLIESLSIPGGQPQNLYPQKQILDVPGWLGLNGVELTGNLVEQLQQLQPEIYLDTTVIDVKNTDEAVLVETDRAINFEADAILVATGKGAFEPRRLDNELEQDFENHGLYYFVPDLQQFKDKRVTILGGGDSAVDLANQLVTVAKDVQLVHRRNNFRALEHTLLTLEQSNVKKLTPYVVQAINKNSDQTFNLELKATRGEEIEHLTTDAIIVSYGFKSENKIVEGWSIKPAMSRQKIAVDQNMRTSVPRVFAIGDAAEFEHKAELIVTGFGDAPVAINTIIDQYIQNHQGVLHSSSVKIKDGQVQSEK, from the coding sequence TTGGTAACCACCAAGAAAGTTGATTTAGTCATCATTGGGGCAGGACCAGTTGGTTTATTTGCAGCTTTTTATGCTCGTTTACGAGAATTAAATGTTGTCTTGATAGAAAGTTTATCCATTCCAGGAGGTCAACCACAAAACTTGTATCCACAAAAGCAAATTTTAGATGTTCCAGGATGGCTTGGACTCAATGGGGTCGAGTTAACCGGAAACTTGGTTGAACAACTACAACAACTGCAACCCGAAATTTATCTAGACACCACAGTGATCGATGTTAAAAATACCGATGAAGCCGTTTTAGTTGAAACCGATCGTGCAATTAATTTTGAAGCAGATGCGATTCTAGTTGCGACTGGAAAAGGTGCTTTTGAACCGCGCCGATTAGATAATGAATTGGAACAAGATTTTGAAAATCATGGATTATATTATTTCGTGCCAGATCTTCAACAATTTAAAGACAAGCGAGTTACCATTTTGGGTGGTGGGGATTCAGCGGTGGATTTAGCGAATCAATTAGTAACAGTTGCTAAAGACGTACAATTGGTCCATCGTCGAAATAATTTTCGAGCTTTGGAACATACATTATTAACGTTAGAGCAATCCAATGTCAAAAAATTAACACCTTATGTGGTGCAAGCTATTAATAAAAATTCAGATCAAACCTTTAATTTAGAACTTAAAGCCACTCGTGGTGAAGAAATTGAGCATTTAACTACTGATGCAATCATTGTTAGCTATGGTTTTAAGTCAGAGAATAAGATTGTCGAGGGGTGGTCAATCAAACCTGCCATGTCTCGTCAAAAGATTGCGGTTGATCAAAATATGAGAACTTCGGTGCCACGCGTTTTTGCGATTGGTGATGCTGCTGAATTTGAGCATAAAGCCGAGCTCATTGTAACTGGCTTTGGGGATGCACCGGTGGCGATTAATACGATTATTGATCAATATATCCAAAACCATCAGGGAGTGTTACATTCTTCCAGCGTCAAAATTAAAGATGGTCAAGTTCAATCTGAAAAATAA
- a CDS encoding SseB family protein encodes MTVINIDNTVLKEALANFKAVQNEELQTKFELALLNANFLVPVQVPEDLVPDAEGNLNVSAGQQLAFVTLIGPDESNFLPIFTDNENYQSNPEDWSQNIMVVEFPFVQFIEMFKQDENLQNLIMNPFIPEETLQIGRDNVEYLMQNYDYQGEPQKVEGNETENETDQSIEIRVPDEIPTKLQANLMGLADDTNGAVSEMYLLWMQGAGGQQGRFLLILDGDDEQLNSQIDNFRAIFPETMGEEMMGEVVLKQEIAGLDLSEFQAFYQYQM; translated from the coding sequence ATGACTGTTATTAATATAGATAATACTGTTTTAAAGGAAGCTTTGGCTAACTTTAAAGCTGTTCAAAATGAAGAATTACAAACTAAATTTGAGCTTGCATTGTTAAATGCCAATTTCTTAGTTCCAGTTCAAGTTCCAGAAGATTTGGTTCCTGATGCAGAAGGTAATTTGAATGTTTCCGCAGGCCAACAATTAGCTTTTGTGACTTTAATTGGACCAGATGAAAGTAACTTCTTACCAATCTTTACCGATAATGAAAATTATCAAAGTAACCCTGAAGATTGGAGCCAAAATATTATGGTAGTGGAATTCCCCTTTGTCCAATTTATTGAAATGTTCAAGCAAGACGAAAATTTGCAAAATTTGATCATGAATCCTTTCATTCCTGAAGAGACTTTGCAAATTGGTCGAGACAATGTTGAATATTTAATGCAAAATTATGATTATCAAGGAGAACCACAAAAAGTTGAAGGGAATGAAACAGAAAATGAAACTGACCAATCGATTGAGATTCGGGTCCCTGATGAAATACCAACGAAATTACAAGCTAATTTAATGGGGTTAGCTGATGATACTAATGGAGCAGTATCAGAAATGTACCTTCTTTGGATGCAAGGAGCAGGTGGACAACAAGGACGCTTCTTGCTTATCTTGGATGGAGATGATGAGCAATTAAATTCTCAAATTGATAATTTTAGAGCTATTTTCCCTGAAACAATGGGTGAAGAAATGATGGGTGAAGTCGTTTTGAAGCAAGAAATTGCGGGCTTGGATTTAAGTGAATTCCAGGCTTTCTACCAATATCAAATGTAA
- a CDS encoding TetR/AcrR family transcriptional regulator C-terminal domain-containing protein encodes MNTREQIKIEFLKLIASSSFDKVRISTICKNVNIQRKLFYYYFEDKYALLNDIYQDDLSLNFNISETNKINWKNGAKLLLETYKSRGAFYKNSITVDNNQWHNIFLTHMRALFIRLFNELSANDDKNFYFNATFFSNGWTGIIENWIINDFDIDIAVLIDQFYALIHFTKFNISKWE; translated from the coding sequence ATGAATACCCGAGAACAAATTAAAATCGAGTTTTTGAAGTTAATTGCTTCTAGTTCTTTTGATAAAGTCCGTATCAGTACCATCTGTAAAAATGTAAATATCCAAAGAAAATTATTTTATTATTACTTTGAAGATAAATATGCTTTATTAAACGATATTTATCAAGATGATTTATCCTTGAATTTCAACATTTCAGAGACTAACAAAATCAATTGGAAAAATGGAGCAAAACTTTTATTAGAAACTTATAAAAGTCGAGGCGCTTTTTATAAAAATTCCATTACAGTAGACAATAACCAATGGCATAATATTTTTCTAACCCATATGCGAGCACTTTTCATTAGACTCTTCAATGAATTATCCGCCAATGATGATAAAAATTTTTATTTTAATGCCACTTTTTTCTCGAATGGCTGGACTGGAATTATTGAAAACTGGATTATCAATGATTTTGATATTGATATTGCGGTTTTAATTGATCAATTTTATGCTTTAATTCACTTCACGAAGTTTAACATTTCCAAATGGGAATAA
- a CDS encoding alpha/beta fold hydrolase → MQRLEVQLSNVKLSYFDEGTGAVIFLLHGFPDSADVWRNIIPGLVSAGYRVIAPDLRGFGQSELKPNKDDYKIKFIMQDILELKASLNLTQPVKLVAHDWGANIGWMLISFFPDQFSSYFPISVGHPYAYALDGGFEQKKKGWYTMAFQFEEMAEKMFSQNDWAAFRIFTENNSELDTNWLPDLKRAGRFTAALNLYRANLVPSDNDSKLAPTPVPVHGLYGKNDLYLSQSQMEQSGKYTSGPFNFSLIDGGHWLQIEAPELVLNSILNFYKTL, encoded by the coding sequence ATGCAACGACTTGAAGTGCAACTATCAAATGTAAAATTATCATATTTTGATGAAGGAACCGGTGCAGTAATTTTCTTACTACATGGTTTCCCTGACTCTGCTGATGTCTGGCGAAATATTATTCCTGGATTAGTTTCCGCCGGATATCGAGTAATCGCGCCTGACTTAAGAGGATTTGGACAATCAGAATTAAAACCAAATAAAGACGATTACAAGATCAAATTTATCATGCAAGATATTTTGGAATTAAAGGCCAGTTTGAATTTAACTCAACCTGTCAAACTAGTGGCTCATGATTGGGGTGCTAATATCGGTTGGATGCTGATCAGCTTTTTCCCAGATCAATTTTCCTCATACTTCCCTATTAGTGTTGGTCACCCTTATGCATATGCTTTAGATGGTGGTTTTGAACAGAAGAAAAAAGGTTGGTACACCATGGCGTTCCAATTCGAAGAAATGGCCGAAAAAATGTTCTCTCAAAATGATTGGGCAGCCTTTAGAATCTTTACTGAAAATAATAGCGAGTTAGATACCAACTGGTTACCAGATTTAAAAAGAGCTGGTCGATTCACAGCCGCCCTTAACTTATATCGCGCAAACCTAGTTCCTAGTGACAATGATTCCAAATTAGCGCCTACTCCTGTACCAGTCCATGGTTTATACGGTAAAAATGATCTATATCTTAGTCAATCCCAGATGGAACAGTCCGGAAAGTATACTTCTGGCCCCTTCAACTTTTCACTGATCGATGGTGGACATTGGCTCCAAATAGAAGCACCTGAACTTGTCTTAAACAGCATTTTAAATTTCTATAAAACTCTATAA